In Montipora foliosa isolate CH-2021 chromosome 9, ASM3666993v2, whole genome shotgun sequence, the DNA window ACAGCTCGGCGACTATGCTCTCCTGAATTTCTCTCTATTCCTTTTCGCTTGCATTATGCTCGTTTACGCCCTAGCACATCTGGCATAAACCTGACCAGCCAAGATACTTTTAAAAACACTCAAGCTGTTGGTATAAAATGCCACTATTCATTTTAGTGCTCTCTTAACAATTGTACCCGTGCATGGCGCGAGACTTACCCCTTCTCAGGATAAAGCACTATCGAACGTGGATACACATCATCCTTCTTGAAAATCGCACCCATATTAGTTTTGTTCCTCAAACTGTAAACGTTGATGCTATTGAAGACACTGTCTGTCCAATAGAGCTGCTGTCCGTAGGGGTCGATTGCGAGATCAAAGGGCGATGCACCGCTGTTTATCTTGAGGGTCTTGACATTGGTTCCATTTTGATAAGCGCATTTGATTGATTTGGTGGTTCCGCCATCGATCCAGAAAACTAAGTGGCTGTTGATGTCATAATCGATGGAGAGGACATTTTCTAAATCGCGCACAGGCAAAACCACCTCGAGATTGTCAACAGAGTCAATCAAGATTCGACGAATGGTGGTTTTGGTGCTGAGCAACATAAAGACACTTGGAGCTGAAAAAGAGAACAATAATTAACATACGTAAGGCACATTTTCAGTAACCCTGTAAAAGACTGGTAGAGCAAAGCTTGACTTTTCGAATCTTAGAATGACGAAGTAATCGAAATAACAAACGATGTACCCCCACGTAAATCAAATGCCAGGGAAATAACTTACACACAACGAACGATGggataaaacaaacaaaattgtccTGTCCTTCAAACTTCGGAAATTAAGAGGAAAAAACGAAACCACTCGGGGTATCTGCGTCCGAATTTTTTGTGCGTTTGCTGCTGGCAGCCTGTACCACTTATTGATTGACTAATACTTGTTCGCTTCTGCGATTTGTCAAAGTTATAACCTCTGCAACTTGTTAAAACGATAGGCATTAAGGCCTTTAAGGTCTTAAAAGTTTACTTTACCTTCGCAAGTTCGTTTGTCCGTATCTAACAACTGATAGTGCGTGGGACAGGAACACACTCTTGTGCCATCAGGTTTGGCGAAGCAAAGATGGCTACATACATTGTTGTCAGCAGCGCACGGATTCCAGCCTGAAACATGAATGGAGGTGTTTCAAGAAAAACGCTGACATACCGGTATATCAAGCACTCATCGCAAAACAACACATCGGAACCTAGCACAATGGTAAAGAGGCCCCTTTGCTGCAATACGCAAGAGTATCTATTGAAAGCCAAAATGCACATACGCTATTGTTCTCGAGAGTTTCTTTTAGGCGCTGgccagaaaaattaataaacaagtAATCAAATCGGTAATTATTACAAAGCTTCAAAAATTCTGCTGTCGTAATGGTGAATGTTTTTGCTGAATCCAAAATACCCAGTGCGACCACAAAAATATACAATTGCAAGGAAAATGTTTTGCAAGGACCCCTGTATTGAATCTCGTCGAAAATGAGCAGTCTGTGACCATCTCACACCATTCTAGTACCAAGTCTGCTTGATAATTAGCATGCTTGACAAgtacttaacaattatttcattagTGCGCGCGGTGGAAGACTGGGATTCAGTGAAAACTAGCAACAAGGGATACTACCGGACAAAATATGGGGTGCatagatggcgcagtggtgagagcactcgcctgccACTAGTGTGGCCGGGTTCGATTCcgggactcggcgtcatatgtgggttgagtttgttggttctccactctgcaccgagaggttttctccgcgggtactccggtttctcctcttttcaaaaaccaacatttgacttgatttgcgttaattgtttaTTCCAGttcagtgtcctcaattagcgctccagcgctaccACGACTAGACTCTTAAataaacttcctttcctttgtgTACAGAATTCTTTACGTACCTTCTTGTCTGCTGCTGTGAAATACAAGAAGGTCCATAATAACGTCAATATTGCTCTCAATTCGCGTCCGATCCGATCCATTCGTCTTATTAGCTCGGTAAATTGTTGACAAGTCAGCGTAATAGATATAATCCTTGAATTGTGTCAGGGCAAATATCTTTGTCAGCCCTGACACGACAATTCGCCTATTTGTTCCATTTAAGTTTGCACACTCAATCACCCTCCTTTCTTGATCGGCCCAGAAGATTAATCCGGTCGAAGAGTCGATTGTTAAGCCAGCAGGAGGAGTTGGGTTTTTGAATAAAGTGCGTCTGTTTGATCCATCTAAGTCAGCTATTTCTATAGTTGGCTCTCTTCCACCGTTCACCCAGTACATAtgcctacaaaaaaaaaaatgcacattAACCACCCAAAGCGTTAAACTTTTATCCTTCAGACCAGGTGTGAGGAATAAAATCGAATCCCGTGAAGACAGCCTTGTGCAAAAAAACATTCTTGCTCAAGACCGGAGAATTTGTTTCGAATGAACCTGGTTGGAAAGTTCTTCAAAAACGTATTCGTGTTGGAACAAATTTTCCTGGGGCCGCAATCTTAAATAACTGTGACGTGCCATGCTTGCGAAGTTGCCCTataaattttgttgcaaaaagAGCATTTGATAATAGATGAGGGACAAACGTAACACGACACGACCAAAACAAGCCATTTTTCTGTATTGGGTTCGACTTAATTGTCTTCTTTATTGAGATTTCTCCAGCTTGCCGGGTCGCTCACGCGCGGAACCCCAAGGGTGGCTCTCTTACGGTGGTATGATACcttaaaaatggcaaaaaatgcgagaactttccaaaaaaatgtTATTCGCTTTTTAAGTCCACAATTTAACTTAGATTAACCctactattttattttttaagagaaatttattttttattgataATTCACTTATTTGTGAGGGCAGGTTTCTGGTTGCTAGGGGCAACAGCTTTGTTTACACTTTGTTTCTAGGGGAAAAACAACGCGTAAAacttgttttcgttgaaaaaacGACCATTGCGTGACAAGGGACTCTTCCTTGCATCGTACATGGCCACTATTGCCATACTGAGGGCTGTATGAGCCCGCGCGGCACAATCATATTCCATTTTTCGGATTTTTCGAAAGTACATGCAATTCATGCTCTTGTTCTTCGGCAATTAcagatatttcttgttttttcggATTTTTCTTATCGTTTATAATCAGTCATGCCTAAACATCGAACAAGAAGACGTCCTAAAAGAAGGTTTTTGGGAAATCAGTTTTCGAAACCAGCGACAGCGATTGTTATTAAGAGCGATGCCAATGAAGACAATCAACCAAAAGAAGAAGCATGTGGTTTGGGTTCCCCGGACTCGAGCGAGGTAATCAAAAAGTCTGTGTCTTCAAAGAAGCTATTAACAAAGTGCGATCTCATCGAAGAAAAACCTTTTATACAAGAGCCGACAATAACTGGCTTTCGGTTTGTTGACATGGAGATATTGTCCTCTGCATTTTCTGGCATGAGGTGCGCCGATTGCGGGGACTTTGGCTTAGTTCTTTCAGAAAAATACTGCCAAAGGAAGGGATGTGCTTCAAGTCTTCGCGTCCTTTGTGAAAGTTGTGGCTGGAAGCATGAGTTTTACACCTCCAAAGAGCAAACCTTAAGCCATGAGGTAAACAGACGTCTGGAGTACTCCATGAGGTTCATAGGAAAGGGTCACAGTGGAGCAAAAAAGTTCTGCACATTAATGAATATACCACCACCTCCAACAGCAAGGGCTTATCAGAAGAATGCAAGAACAGTTGCTAAACATGTCAAAGCAATTGCCAAGGACAGCATGTCTAATGCAGCAAAACAAATCAGGGATGCCCAGCATGCTGGTGAAAATGATGTTGTGAACTGTGGTGTTTCTTGTGACGGTACCTGGCAAAAAAGGCGGTACTCTTCCCAGAATGGTTGTGTAATTATTATGTCGATTGATTCTGGTAGAGTCCTAGATGCAGAACCTCTCTCAAAAGTTTGTAAACAATGTCAGAGGCATTCCCATTTGGATAAAGACAGCGAGGAGTACCGTCATTGGAGGGCAGACCACAACAATTGCAAATCTAATTACAAGGGGTCTGCACCTGCCATGGAAGCAGAGGGTGCTGATCGTATTTTTAGACGGTCTGTCATTACCCACAAGCTTCGATATGCAGAACTTTACTCAGATGGTGACAGCAAAAGTTTCAATAAAGTCAAAGATGTCTATTCAGCGGACAGTGTCCAGGTTGTCAAGCAAGAATGCATAGGACATGTACAGAAACGTGTTTGAACAGCGCTGCGGAAACTCAAGAAAGAAAATCCTGGTCTAGGTGGGAAAGGCAAACTCACTGATGCAATGATTGACAAACTCCAGAATTATTATGGCATTGCCATTCGCTCTAACATTGGAGACTTGAGTGGAATGAAAAAGGCAGTACATGCAAGTTTTTTCCACTGTGCCTCAAGTGAAAGACGTGACCTTCACAACCACTGTCCGGCTGGACCCTCAAGCTGGTGTGGGTTTCAGCGGGACAGGAACACCTTCAAGCATGGCCCTGGACTACCTGATGCTGTTATTGCCAAGGTGAAACCTGTCTATCAAAGGTTAAGTGAGGATACCCTTCTAAATAAATGCCTTCATGGGAAAACTCAAAACCAAAATGAAGCAGTGAATGGAATGGTATGGGAGCGGATACCTAAGGAAGTGTTTGTTGGAATGGACCTGTTGGAATTTGGGCTGTTTGATGCCATCAACCACTTTAACATTGGAGCTAGAGCTGTTTTGCTTTTGCTCGAAGCTTTAAAAATAGCACCTGGAAAATACACTGAGGAAGGATGTAGGAGCCTTGACTTAGATCGCATTCGTGGTGCTGAGTATAAGGAAAGCGATGAAtcgaaaaaaaggagaaaggtCCTTAGgggactaagaaagaaaaaggaagacaGGAACCAGCAGGCAGAGGGAGTTACTTATGCTACTGGTGCATTTTAATACACTTCTCCTCTTCAGGAGTTGAGCAGAAAGACTCAGatcacttttgtattttttaagtGCCTTTTTCTCACAAAGTGCATTT includes these proteins:
- the LOC137969358 gene encoding uncharacterized protein, whose product is MPKHRTRRRPKRRFLGNQFSKPATAIVIKSDANEDNQPKEEACGLGSPDSSEVIKKSVSSKKLLTKCDLIEEKPFIQEPTITGFRFVDMEILSSAFSGMRCADCGDFGLVLSEKYCQRKGCASSLRVLCESCGWKHEFYTSKEQTLSHEVNRRLEYSMRFIGKGHSGAKKFCTLMNIPPPPTARAYQKNARTVAKHVKAIAKDSMSNAAKQIRDAQHAGENDVVNCGVSCDGTWQKRRYSSQNGCVIIMSIDSGRVLDAEPLSKVCKQCQRHSHLDKDSEEYRHWRADHNNCKSNYKGSAPAMEAEGADRIFRRSVITHKLRYAELYSDGDSKSFNKVKDVYSADSVQVVKQECIGHVQKRV